A region of the Vibrio rumoiensis genome:
AAGGTTTTGACGTCGTATTTTTGCATAGTCTTTTTTGCCTACTAAATCGCGCGATTTTTAACTGAAAATTGTGTAGCAGTATAGCGAGTTCACTTATTCGCCTCAATCTATGATTGCAGTAAATGCTTTATTGATTGAATGAAAAGCAGGGAACTTATATGCTTTTGCGACAAATAAGCCTTAAAACGGCAAAATAATAAAGAATAGTGAGAATAAGCAATGTTGGATGTGGTGTTGTTAGCCCTAGCGTTAAGTATGGATGCTTTTGCGGTATCGATTGGCTTGGGGGCCAAGTTAGGGACGCAAACCCAAAAGCCAAGTGGTTTGGCATTGAAAGCGGGCATTTACTTTGGGGTCTTTCAGGCTTTGATGCCTTTTATTGGATTCTTAGGTGGCCATGGGGTGTTGGGTTGGATTGAAGATTATGCGCCTTATATTGCGTTTATATTATTGTTGTTTATTGGCGCCAAAATGATTTACGAGTCATTTGTTGAAGGTATTGAAGAAGATATCGCGCAAATCACTCACCGTGTGATGTTAACTCTGGCGATCGCCACCAGTGTTGATGCGATGGCTGCTGGTTTCAGCTTACCACTATTGGATGTTAACCCATTTTTAGCGTGTGCTTTGATTGGTATTGTGACGTTTTTATTCAGCTTTATCGGTGTGTTTATTGGGCGTAAAAGTGGCACTTGGCTTGAAAGCAAAGCGGAGTTATTGGGTGGCATTGTTTTGATTGCTATCGCCTTTAAGTTTTTATTGGTTTAGTGATGTTTAATTCATCTATTTGTCATGCTTGTCACTATACTATTTATATACCCTATAAATAGTGAGGTAATGCGATGTTGACACGTTACGCAGGTATGACCCCAAAGAGCCAAAGTTACTTATTTACCTTTGGTTTGGCATTAACACTAATCGGTATGATGGTCACAGATATGTGGTTGCCGATGGTGGCGGGGGCGATTATTTTGGCCGGACTGGCGGTTGAGTCTTGGATTCGCATTCTTTACATCATTCCAATGAAGAAACAGTTAACTGAATTGACGGTGCGGCTAACTCGGCTTGAACGCAAATAAGCTCAATACTGATTCGATGACGGCGGTCTATCCTTGGTTAAGGATAGGCCGTTTTTAGTTTAAACCTTTTTTGATCGCGAACAGGTACGGCAGTTCGTCAGTACTCGCGTGTAATAGTTGGTGATCCATAAAGCGGCAGAAGCTCGGAATGTCACGAGTAGTCGATGGATCATCGGCGGTGATTAATAATATTTCGCCATCTTGCATGGTACGAATGGTCTTTCTGACCATCATCACAGGTTCTGGGCAGCGCAAGCCTAGAGCATCCAATGTTTTACTGGCGTTTTTAGGATCGAATGACATAACCGTTTAACTCCTAGGGTCTGTTGATCTTTGGTGGTTAGGTTTTGTTCGAGATAAAAGCGTTTTAGGCGAGGCAAGTCGATTGTAGCCTAGTATTCTAAGTAAATGAGACTTAACGAAGCATAAAGCGTTTTTAGCCGAACCCTTCGGGTAGCGTTTGTTGGGCATTTGTACTGCGTTATCGACTCCTCGTGTAGGCTAGCTACACCACGGAGTCTCTGCCTTGTTCAAATACCCAACAATTCGCTGTAAAACAATCACGAAAGGTCAACAGACCCTAGTGTGATGTGTGACGAAAAATGAACCGAGATAATACCGATGGAGAAAAAAAAGGCAATTTTGATTTAGTAAACCATGGCTGGTTGACTAGAGTTTATACAAGGGACTCGCTCCTGCTTCCAATCTGAATTTATCTTAATTAGCTGATTTGCTGCCGCTATTCGATTATCTACGAATAGCGGTTTTCTTTTTTAAGCTTTGGCGACTAAATTATATCCACTCAATGGTTTCGTTAGCGTGCCTTTCACATTCAGTTTTCACTAGGCTGAAAAGCTCTGCGCCCGTTTTTGAGCAAATCCACTCGCCATCATTATATTTAAAGTGATAACCGCCCGATTTTGACGCTAACCAGATTTCATGCATCGGCTCTTGGCGGTTAATGATGATTTGGCTACGGTCTTCAAACTCGAGGGTCATTACATTTCCTGACACGTCATAATCAATATCGGCGCCAGAATC
Encoded here:
- the tusA gene encoding sulfurtransferase TusA, which produces MSFDPKNASKTLDALGLRCPEPVMMVRKTIRTMQDGEILLITADDPSTTRDIPSFCRFMDHQLLHASTDELPYLFAIKKGLN
- the cyaY gene encoding iron donor protein CyaY codes for the protein MNDTEFHQLVDIQMTKIEEAIDDSGADIDYDVSGNVMTLEFEDRSQIIINRQEPMHEIWLASKSGGYHFKYNDGEWICSKTGAELFSLVKTECERHANETIEWI
- a CDS encoding manganese efflux pump MntP, whose protein sequence is MLDVVLLALALSMDAFAVSIGLGAKLGTQTQKPSGLALKAGIYFGVFQALMPFIGFLGGHGVLGWIEDYAPYIAFILLLFIGAKMIYESFVEGIEEDIAQITHRVMLTLAIATSVDAMAAGFSLPLLDVNPFLACALIGIVTFLFSFIGVFIGRKSGTWLESKAELLGGIVLIAIAFKFLLV